The Christiangramia flava JLT2011 genome has a segment encoding these proteins:
- a CDS encoding toxin-antitoxin system YwqK family antitoxin codes for MKTMKNILCAALFATGSVAFAQTEAPKPVFEKQGELMKGTFYYDDGSIRQEGTYKNGKLHGEWISYNQNGEKTAIAQYKQGEKDGVWFFWSGDKLTQVEYNQNNIASVDSWKSDSPIVSNE; via the coding sequence ATGAAGACAATGAAGAATATACTATGTGCTGCGCTTTTCGCTACAGGAAGTGTGGCTTTCGCACAAACTGAAGCGCCTAAGCCTGTATTTGAGAAGCAGGGAGAATTAATGAAAGGAACTTTTTATTATGATGACGGAAGTATTAGACAGGAAGGTACGTACAAGAACGGGAAGCTCCATGGAGAGTGGATTTCTTACAACCAGAACGGTGAGAAGACTGCGATCGCGCAATACAAACAAGGTGAAAAAGACGGAGTCTGGTTTTTTTGGTCTGGTGATAAACTTACTCAGGTAGAGTATAACCAGAACAATATCGCTTCTGTGGATAGCTGGAAAAGCGACTCACCAATCGTAAGCAACGAATAA
- a CDS encoding efflux RND transporter permease subunit produces MKNIDKEFKLSSWAIDNKMTVYVIIAILMVGGLLSYYSMPRESFPEIIETKIYVSSINPGNSAEDVEKFITEPLEEEFNDVGGVKEITSTTLQDYSMVLVEFEEDVSVDVAKQKIKDKVDLAKAETTWPTLDNGAKVEPNVFDLNFSEEQPILNINLTGDYTVQQLKDYAEYLQEKIELLPQIKEASIRGAEEMEVEIAVDLYKMAASKTSFNDIVNAVSSENRTISGGNVVTSGVQKNIRIIGEIQDPQELQNVVVKRDGGNIFLKDIAEIKFHEKDPTTYAREYGDPVVMLDVKKRSGKNMIEAVDEIKKIIQEEEESYLPEGLHISLTNDLSTDTRNQVNDLVNNIIFGVILVVLVLMFFLGFRNALFVGLAIPLSMLMSYIILSSLGYTLNTMVLFALVMGLGMLVDNGIVVVENVYSLMDEGMPRIRAAKQGLGEIAWPIIASTATTLMAFFPLGLWPGTIGKFMVIFPITLSIVLGSSLFVALIINSMLTSQFMKTEEGHISKKRLVRISIILGAIGVLLLFGGFVLNIGAMRAFGNLAILAVLLLWFYKYVLAKGVKYFQFKALKKLEFNYGRLLKYALRGKKAYVFFFGTLLMLFFSFILIGLVQPDVLFFPENQPKQVITYIEYPEGTDIEKTNELTKKVEQRIFEVIKQYEDEEGYNFMVESAISQVGEGAGNPMTNGGQQGEMPNRGKVTLVMREFKERRGVKSSEVLEEVRKAVGGFPGVSIIVEKDAAGPPTGYPINIELSGEDYEKMLAEAENIRSYIQNLNVGGIEELKIDVNKSKPELDVRVDRKKAGQLGVSTAQVGQTLRRAIYGEEISTYKDGDDDYEVNVRLNDQYRYDENALFNQPITFRDQNSGQLIQVPISSLVETKVASSFSSINRKDLKRVITVYSNVLGNYNPNQVVEQLKTELKNYQLPEDMNLKFTGEQEEQAENMNFLLKALLIAIGGILLILVAQFNSVSKPVIILMAVILSLVGVFLGLIIFQMDFVIIMTMMGIISLAGIVVNNAIVLIDYTQILIDRKKEELGIDSDQMLTREQYFDCIVRGGKSRLRPVLLTAITTVLGLIPLAVGLNIDFFGLIIDYNPGIYIGGDNVIFWGPLAWTVIFGLVFATFLTLIVVPVMFYLVNRGKLRIKEKRGGTPAHS; encoded by the coding sequence GAGATCACCTCCACCACGCTTCAGGATTACTCTATGGTGCTCGTGGAATTTGAAGAAGATGTGAGCGTGGATGTGGCGAAACAGAAGATCAAAGATAAGGTAGACCTCGCCAAGGCCGAGACCACCTGGCCAACCCTGGACAACGGAGCCAAGGTAGAACCAAACGTTTTTGACCTGAACTTTTCTGAAGAACAGCCCATTCTTAACATTAACCTCACGGGAGATTATACTGTACAGCAGTTGAAGGATTACGCCGAATATCTTCAGGAAAAGATCGAGCTACTGCCTCAAATCAAGGAAGCCAGTATTCGCGGTGCCGAAGAAATGGAGGTAGAGATCGCGGTAGACCTGTACAAAATGGCGGCTTCCAAAACCAGTTTCAACGATATCGTCAACGCGGTAAGCAGCGAAAACAGGACAATTTCCGGTGGAAACGTGGTCACGAGTGGTGTTCAGAAGAACATCCGGATCATTGGTGAGATCCAGGATCCACAGGAATTACAGAACGTAGTGGTGAAAAGGGACGGCGGGAATATTTTCCTGAAGGATATTGCCGAGATCAAATTTCACGAAAAAGACCCAACCACTTACGCACGGGAATATGGAGACCCGGTAGTGATGCTGGATGTGAAGAAGCGTAGCGGAAAGAACATGATCGAAGCCGTAGACGAGATCAAGAAGATCATCCAGGAAGAAGAAGAAAGTTACCTGCCGGAAGGACTGCACATCAGCCTCACGAACGACCTTTCTACAGATACCCGTAACCAGGTGAACGACCTGGTAAATAACATCATTTTCGGGGTAATCCTGGTGGTGCTGGTATTGATGTTCTTCCTTGGTTTCAGAAATGCGCTTTTCGTAGGGCTGGCCATTCCGCTATCCATGCTCATGTCCTACATCATTCTCTCCAGTTTGGGTTATACGCTAAACACCATGGTACTTTTTGCGCTGGTTATGGGGCTCGGGATGCTGGTAGACAATGGGATCGTGGTTGTAGAAAACGTTTACAGCCTCATGGATGAAGGCATGCCACGAATTCGTGCGGCTAAACAGGGTCTAGGTGAGATCGCCTGGCCAATTATCGCCTCCACGGCTACTACACTTATGGCCTTTTTCCCTCTGGGACTATGGCCGGGAACAATTGGTAAATTTATGGTGATTTTTCCAATCACCTTGTCTATAGTACTGGGATCGTCACTGTTTGTAGCGCTCATTATCAACTCGATGCTGACCTCCCAGTTCATGAAAACCGAAGAAGGTCATATTAGCAAAAAAAGACTCGTTCGCATTAGTATCATTTTAGGAGCTATTGGGGTATTATTGCTTTTCGGCGGATTTGTACTGAACATTGGGGCCATGAGAGCCTTCGGAAATCTTGCGATTTTAGCCGTTTTGCTGCTTTGGTTCTATAAATATGTACTGGCAAAAGGCGTGAAATATTTTCAGTTTAAAGCCCTGAAAAAACTGGAATTCAATTATGGCCGACTGCTGAAATATGCCCTAAGAGGAAAAAAAGCCTATGTCTTTTTCTTCGGAACCTTACTGATGTTGTTCTTCTCGTTCATCCTGATTGGACTGGTGCAGCCAGACGTTCTGTTCTTCCCTGAAAATCAGCCTAAGCAGGTGATCACCTATATCGAATACCCGGAAGGAACCGATATTGAAAAGACCAATGAACTTACCAAAAAAGTAGAACAGCGAATTTTTGAAGTGATCAAGCAATATGAAGATGAAGAGGGATACAACTTCATGGTAGAATCGGCCATTTCACAGGTTGGTGAAGGTGCCGGAAACCCGATGACCAATGGTGGGCAGCAGGGTGAAATGCCGAATCGTGGAAAAGTGACCCTCGTAATGCGTGAATTCAAAGAACGTCGCGGCGTAAAGAGTAGCGAGGTGCTGGAAGAAGTACGAAAAGCAGTGGGTGGCTTTCCAGGGGTTTCCATTATTGTGGAAAAAGATGCCGCTGGCCCTCCTACCGGCTACCCAATCAATATCGAGTTGAGCGGTGAGGATTATGAGAAAATGCTCGCGGAAGCCGAAAATATTCGTTCCTATATTCAAAACCTAAATGTGGGCGGGATCGAAGAATTAAAAATTGACGTAAACAAATCCAAACCAGAGCTGGATGTTCGGGTAGACCGGAAAAAAGCAGGACAACTTGGAGTTTCTACGGCACAGGTTGGACAAACTTTAAGACGCGCGATCTATGGCGAGGAAATTTCCACCTATAAAGACGGGGATGATGACTACGAGGTGAATGTGCGGCTGAATGACCAGTATCGCTATGATGAAAATGCACTTTTCAACCAGCCAATTACCTTCCGCGATCAGAATTCAGGACAGTTGATCCAGGTTCCAATTAGTTCGCTGGTAGAAACCAAGGTCGCCTCTTCCTTTAGTTCTATCAACCGAAAAGACCTGAAAAGGGTGATCACTGTTTATTCCAACGTGCTAGGAAACTACAACCCGAACCAGGTGGTGGAACAATTGAAAACTGAACTGAAGAATTACCAGTTGCCAGAAGATATGAACCTGAAATTTACAGGGGAACAGGAAGAACAGGCAGAAAACATGAACTTCCTGCTGAAAGCTCTGCTTATCGCAATTGGAGGTATTCTGTTAATCCTGGTAGCACAGTTCAATAGCGTCAGCAAACCGGTAATTATCCTGATGGCCGTAATCCTCAGTCTGGTGGGTGTGTTCTTAGGGCTCATTATTTTCCAGATGGACTTTGTAATTATCATGACCATGATGGGGATCATCTCTCTGGCCGGAATTGTAGTAAATAACGCGATCGTACTGATCGATTACACACAGATCCTGATCGATCGTAAAAAAGAAGAACTGGGAATTGACAGCGACCAGATGCTTACGCGTGAACAGTATTTCGATTGTATCGTACGCGGAGGTAAATCAAGGCTGAGACCCGTATTGTTAACGGCGATCACGACCGTATTAGGTTTGATTCCGCTGGCGGTGGGGCTGAACATTGATTTCTTCGGGCTGATCATTGATTACAATCCAGGGATCTATATTGGTGGTGATAACGTGATCTTCTGGGGACCTCTGGCCTGGACGGTGATCTTTGGATTGGTCTTCGCGACTTTCCTCACCCTGATCGTGGTTCCGGTTATGTTCTACCTGGTGAACAGGGGAAAACTGAGAATCAAAGAAAAAAGAGGCGGAACGCCCGCACATAGCTAA